The Lolium perenne isolate Kyuss_39 chromosome 6, Kyuss_2.0, whole genome shotgun sequence genome segment CTGCAATTCTGTTCCTTCTTGAAACTGCTGTAAGAGTTGGGGCTTGTTCTATTTAGTTCTTGAATACTGTTGCCTTATCTTTATTGTTCTATCCAGGAAGATTAGTTATTGGTTGTTCTATTCAGTTGGGGCTTGCTCCTTTATCTTTTATGTTTAAGAATGGTTTAAATCTGCAAATCATGTTGCACATGTGTTTCAATCCTTTGTAGTTAGTTCCTGTTGTGATTGCAATCTTGAGTTTAATCTCAGACTCTAGAAGTATTAATTGGCAATTATCAGTGTACAATTCACATCATGATTCTGATGTTCAGCTATAATTTttttactaagatgcataaacctgCCTGATATTCACAATTTAAGAACCTCACTGATTCACTAATTGGGGAtttatagtactccctccgattcaaatttAGACTAAGTTGAACTAATGTCCTGACACTTATAATTGATCGGAGGGAATAATAATTGTCTGTTGGCTTGCAAATTTGTAGAAAACAAATTCTCTCTAGTTGGAGACCTGGGGAAATAAGAAGCTCCATTTATTTGAATGACTGAACAAGAACAGGAAAATTATATCTTCACTGGTTTCCTTCACAAGTTTGAATCGGATAGGCCCTTACATATGATCAAAGATCCATTTTAATGGACTGAAGTGGATCATCCTAGGGGTAATGCACACGGTCACACATCAATAATGAATCAGTTTGGCAATGGAGAAGTTCCTTGGTACCTTTCATCAGATATTAATGTAGTACCAGCAGTCTCTGAAGTCACAGCTCCTAAGTTTCCAGAGTATAGGACATTCTACATTGAAAAGGATATGTGCGGTAATTCTATCACCTCATACAATACCTTTTGGGCTGCAAATGGTGTCCTCCAGTCAACATCCAACTTCACTTCAGATCCTTGTATTAACAATGGATTACCTACCGGGAAGCTGTCTCCTGAATCACATATCACTGCAATGCATGGTTGTGATACTTCACTGACATCAGTACATTCATCACACAAGGGTAATCCAGGTTATTTAAGGATGTTCTATCCCAAAGTATCTGAAGAGATCAGCTGGGGTGAAAAACCACTCCCGGGAGTATTTGATTATCCAGCGAGCATTGATGTTTCTGATCAACGAAACATTATTGTTAGCCAACAAACCCAGGACATCAATACAGTGGATCATGATACCCACCTTGCACATCAAAACGAGTGGTTCTCATCTGGGAGTTCTGGGCAATTTTTTGAAAATTCAGGATCTGGTGGGTCTGTGCTTATGGTAACTATCTCACTTCACCGACTTTCCACTTGTGATTTGCTTTAATTATTCTAGGAGTTCTCAGTGTCCTCTCTTTTCTTTTGGTTTTACTATCTTTAAAACAATACAGTGACAGGCTAGTAGAGCCCTACTCCACTTTGCAGATCCAGATCCAACCTTTTTCCATATAATACCATTGAATTTTGTCCCAGATGCTTAATGTGGTTGGCACCTCATTTGCAGGCAGTTGACGCAACAAGTACAACACCTTCAAATCATGCATATTTTCATGAGCAGAACAATATATCAAGTCCTTTCAACATGGATGAACTTTCCAGTGACAaatccccttcttcagacactgctccaACCAAGTCAAGGATGCGCTGGACACCTGAGCTCCATGAGCGGTTTGTTGATGCTGTTAACAAGCTTGGTGGAAGTGGAAGTATGATCACTATTGCTTTCTTACTCTTTTTTAACTGAGTTCTCCGTACGCTTTGTTTTGTGCTAATTATACTGTACAGGGCAATGTTACCTTGAAACAGGAAATATACGGGTTACTATTTGTACAGTCATATTTCTAGTTATTTTGTTACTTTTGCTAGGAGAGTTCATTTATCTATGCCCTGTTCCTGCAGAAGCAACTCCAAAGGCTGTCCAGAAAGTTATGAAGGTTGAAGGGTTAACTATATACCATGTAAAAAGCCATCTACAGGTATACATTTGTTGCTTCTGAGTTTTCAGTGAGTTTTTATATCTCTTCTTTATTTCCTGATGACCACGGGTTATTCTTTTGCAGAAGTATCGCACAGTTCGTCATCAATCTGAATCATCTGATGGTTTGTTTGTCTCTCTGCTGTGTTTAATGCCATCGTTGCAAGCCATATCCATACCATCATATTTTAGCGGACTAGGATACCAGTAGTCTAGTCAAATTTGAAGTTGGTGAAAGGTAGGATTTTAtgcttattttattttgtttgtttTAGCAGGTACTTCGACGGAGAGAAGCAGCCATATGGATGAAGTTTGCTCTCAAAGCTCGAAGTGAGATAATCTTTGCCTATATGTTTGCTTTTATTGCTGTCGTATAGACTATGTATGTATAAGACTCCACCTATGCACCAACCTGAAAGGATATGTATGCCACCAGTAACTTATTTAGGTTCGGACTTATTTCAAAGATGTCCATAAAATGGCGGAATGGTAAAGTCTTTTGTTCACTTTATTGTGCAGACATGGAGTTCTAATTGTTTGTTTTATACTTTGTGCAGAGCCATGGAGGCTTGTGAAGGGCTAAGAATTCAGATTGGCTTGCAGAAGCAACTTCATgaacagcttgaggtatgcacatCCTACTCAGAACTGATGAGAGAAGACGTGCGGACTTTCATCTATTTTACTGACCTGGGTTCTTTCATATTTAGGTCCAGAGAAAGCTACAGCTGCAAGTAGAAGAACACAGCAAGTACCTGGAGAGGGTGATCGCGAAGCAAGGCGAGAGCCTAAAACTGCTCGGGGGACTGCCAAGGTTTCAACATGCAAGCAGACAGGCTGTGGATCACAAAGAAACGTATAGAGAACAAACAGTGGGCGTGGAAGAGAGCCATTCAGAAAAGAAATGACCGCCTTTTAGTTGTGCACAAATAGAAAAGACTTGAGACACGCCGACAGGCTGAAGAAAGCAAGATTAAGAGTCAATTAGATTTGAGTCTGATTAGTTACCTGCCCCTTTGGCTTGTTGATTTTCCCTCCCAGGTGACCTTTTTCAGGCACTGTATTGGTGTGAGCTGACTTGCGCAGATTTTTTTGAATGGGAATACAGGCTATTTCTTTCTTCATAACAAACTAAGATCGTATCTAAgttttttttatttaattttttgAGAATTGATCGTATCTGAGATGACGATTCATCATTGCCAATGCGTGCCATACAGGGTTGGCTTGTTTTCTTTTTTGACGATGCTCACTGGTTAGGAGGCTTTGGATTTACCTCTGTGTATCTCCAGCCTTAATTCAACTGTGTTTATCATCGTCAGGTTGCTATGGCATGATCAACTTAAAAGTTGAAGGTTCGACTCAGACTACCAGTACAAATTCAAGGTTTAAAATAGACTTTACACGGGTGATTTATTTCGATGCTACTTGACCCAAGAACAGGGTGCAAATGCAATGTCATTTATACATGTGACAGGCAGCTTCGACAGAAAATTAGACGAACTTGAGCACACCGGAGCTTGGTGCATCAAGCTGCCTGGAATGGCCTCAGGTATGGCTGAGCAAATTGCATCCAGACGGAGCTCGGCGGGGCAATCTTCCTCTTCAGGTCCTGGCACATGGCGGCGCCGCCGGTGGAGTAGAGGTTGCACCGTAGCCCATCCTGGATCTTTTCAGAAAGGAAAAGAAAAACATCCAAGGAACGAAGTATGAAACAACACAATTACATAGTTGTATACTACTATCTGATATATGACATGGGGAGGCGTACTTTTGTGACGACAGTGGTGATGTCCGGTGCGCGGCCGTAGAGGGgcctcgccaccgccgccggctgCGCCTCCTCCGCGGCGACGATGATCTCGGCCGCCTGAGCTACCAGGGGGCCGTGCGCCGCCGCTGCTTCCCGGAGGCCGGCGTAGGGGAGCATGGAGTGGCACGCAGCGCAGTCGCTTTGCATGAACACCTTGGGCCCGCGCTGAGACCTGCTCATCACAAAAGTTCAACAAAACCCAGCCATACTTTTCAGAGAGTATGAAAGAAATTCTTCTCCGTGACAGCTGACGATTGCTGCCGGGAAACCAAAGCTTTGGGGTGTGCTTACGCGTCCTGCGGCCACGGGTAGGCAGGGCAGGCGATCCCGGCCATTGCAACGCCAAGGCGAGCTCGAGAGTGTGTGTGGTCAGTCACCGGCCGACTTGGCTACTGATTCTGGCGGTGGGTTTGTCTGCAGATAAGATGGGTCGTAGGAGTGGAGTGTGGAGAGTGTTGGGTTCTGGATTGGGATGACGTGGGCGCTGGGCAAGAAAGACTCAAAGAGGTGGAAGGCGTGTTTCGGTTGGGTGCGGGAGCCGTTTTCTGCTTCTCAAAGCGGGTTTCTGTAGTAGCATGTGCACAAAAAAATAAAGGAAGACTCTCTCATGAGTTCTTGCTCTTATTGGAGGAGAACTTTGGCACCTACAGTTGTTAATTCACACAGCTATACGCATGACTTTGCTTACATACATACCTAATGCTCTCGATTCTCGATGTAACACCCCGACCATCCTCGGCTGGGGCCTGGCATCTCTCTTACAAGATATATTCCATCCATTTATGATTAATTTACGAAAAAAGTATCAACATCTACAATATAAATATATTATATTAAAATCATGATAATATATATTTTTATGTTATAGGTATTTGGTACTCCCTTCGTCTATGAATATATGTCGAGAGGTTCGTTTAAATTCGAATGTATTTATGCACTAaaaagtgtctagatacattcgaaTTTAGACAAATTTTCGACATATAaaaatggacagaggtagtattacATATATTGATTGTTTTAATCTTAGTTAAAAAAAATTAAAGTTTGAATTTGACTAAACCTAAAACATGAATTAAATAAAAGTAGAAGGAGTATGAGCACTTGGTTTCATAATTCTTGTCATGGTTCTAGTTTGAAACTTATCATACTATTGGGGTGACACAAAGATGCATGCTTTCCAACATTGTCATGCAATTTTGGCAAATCTAACCAATTTTGTCATGCAATTTTGGCCCAACTTCCTACCGCGGCAGCCCATGCCGGATGGCCCCCTAGCCATAACTACCGCGGGAGGAATCCGATCTATCGGTCGCCCCCCGCATGATCCCTGGACCGGTCTGGTTCAAGCTTGGCCCATTCCCTAGTCTGCTCCTTCGCCATACAGTGCTCCGCCGGCTTAGACCGGGGCGTGGAACCACGGTCTCCGTCCGTCCACCGGCTCACCAGGTCTCCTCGGCTCTCAGCCTCCTGCGCAGGTCTACCACGCCCAGGCTCCGCACCCGGGGTACGCAGCATCACCATACATGTACGGCCCCCTCCGGCACTACCGTATGCATCACCGTCACCAGCGCCCGGACCATCATCATCGACCTCCACGCCAAACTGGGATCAAGTTGCCTTCATCGccacgatgaacaatttcaccctCAACAACACCAAAGGTACGAATTGGGTTTTCGATTCTGGTGCATCTTCGCACATGtcttcaaatttgaattttctgtcagcttgttcttcctctccctttTCCTCCATTACCATTGGCGATGGCTTCTCTATTCCAATCTGGCACAGGACACTCCTGCATATCTCACCCACATGCCAAATTTCTTTTACGTCAAATTCTAATTGACACTTCCTTAATCAAAAATCTCATATCCGTTCGACAATTTACAATTGATAATCGTGTCTCATTGAAATTTGACCATTTTGTCTTATTTGTGAAGGATCTACAAATGGGGAAGCTTATGGCACGGTACAGTAGCTCGGGTGACCTCTATCCTCTTCATGGCGCATCGACTTCTTCACCTCAAGCCATGATCACCCCTGTTGGACTCTGGCATCGTCGAATAGGACATCCCAATAAAACCACATTGTCATCTTTACTTCAAGAATTTTGTATCCCTAACACTAGTTCTCCTCACGATTCTTTTGTAATGCATGTCAATGTGGCAAACATGTTAGATTACCCTTTAGTAGCTCGTCCCCGTTTGAATTATTACATTGTGATTTATGGACATCCCCGGTTTCTAGTGTCTCTGGTTTTAAATATTATCTTGTTATTCTTGACGATTATTCCCATTATATCTGGACAATTCCTCTTCTCGCCAAGTCTGATGTCCCCACTGTTTTTCAGAATTTTCGCAATGTTTTACACATTTGGACATGCTATTCAATTTATCCAATGTGATAATGGACGAGAATATGACAATATTAAAAATCGTGATTTCTTTCTCTCTCTCACATCATCTTACTTTGTTTCTCTTGTCAAAGCTGAACCGTTCTCTTCGCTCTATTAATGATATGCTTCGTACGCTACTATTTTAAGCCTCTTTACCTCCACATTTTTGGGCAGAAGCTCTACGTTTAGCCACCTTTCTCATCAACATTCTCCCTACCAAAACTTGTCCTCTTTACACCCCATACCAACccctttttcttcaccctccTGATTACTCTTCTTTACGTGTCTTTCATTGTTTATGTTTTCCAAATATCACTTCCACCACTCCTCACAAACTTGTGCCTCGCTCTCTCCCTTGCATCCATCTTGGTTCTTCTGATGATCATAAAGGTTCCTGGTGTTTCGATCCATCTTCTGGCCATGTTCTCATTTCTCGCCACGTCATTTTTGATGAAAATACTTTTCCATATGCTATCGCAAACGCCATCTCTACcttgtcatcatcatcgtcctcttcTGGTTCTTTCTCTTCCGATCGTGAGGGCCTCGGCTTTGGAGAAGAGAGGATCGGGTGGCTGAGGCGAAGGAGTCAGCGGTGGAGCCATGCCAGGGTGCGGAAAATCTAGGCGTCTCTGATACCATGATATTTGGAGAGAACTATTGCTTTGTATTGATATGTGGAGATTACAGAGTATATATAGATATATCAGAAGCCTAGGTTTTCCACACCTTGGCATGGCTCCGCCGCCGATTCCTCCGCCGTTGCCGCCCGGTCCTCTCTTCTCCAAGGCCAAAGCCCGCGCCGCCGGTGcaccctcctcctcatcctcctcctcctcttcctccacccTCAGCTCCAACCCAAATACTGACGCCCCTACCTCCCACCTCTCCCCACAACTAGCCCCCATGTCGTTCGCCGATACAAACTCTGATGTTCTAGGTGAATAAACTCCAAGTGTGCAACAATATGCTGTTTGTCAACTGATCTAGATTAATACTAGTAGTCCTGGAGTATTTTTGATTCAGATAAAAGATACATGTTCGAGATGAATTGATGTCTATGCAAACATAGGATTCTGGTTGGGGGAGGGGCACCACGAGGCGGCGGAGCCAACCTGCCTGCCACCGCACTCCGTCGCCCAGTTCTCTCCACCATAAGGCGGCATGACGCCATACGACCCTGCCGGGAGGTGCAATGTGACGTCGAACACCGCCGGCCCACGCTTCATCTCCGCCGCGATGCTGTCGAGCACTTGGCCCACGGGCACGCCGGTGACCCTCGCGACGACGCGGTGCTCAACGGACTTCCTCGGCATCGCGCAAAGCCGCCTCGTCTCGGCCGCGCTCTCGGCGAGCTGGACGCCGCCGTAGGAGACCTCTACGTACGTCCCGGGCTGGATGCACGCCTCAGCCCCGTAGCTGCTCGAGCGGACGCCGAGCGTGAGGTTGAAGGAGAGGCCCCTCGTCGGAATCGGGTCGAGGCCGGAGACGGCGTCTATCGCGACGCTGTAATGCGCGTCGAGGTGGTGGAGCACGAGCCAGAGAAGCACGCACGTGGAGACGACGACAATGATACCGACGATGCAGCAGATGAAGCAGTCTGCCTTGCACTTGCTCTTCTTGTCCCGGATCTCAGGGTCTCCATGGCGTGCATGCCTCTCCACGTCGTCCATCCCGATCCCGATCCCGGCCGGCTGCCTCCCCATCTGTTGAGgacttagtttttttttttttggggtgGGGGGAAGGTTGTTGAGTGATTGGAATAGCTTGGCATGGTAGCACGTTTTCCTAGGTTATATAGCCAAAAGAAGACGTCGGTTGTTCATGGATGGATATACACCCAGATCGCTGGCGGCGGAGCCATGAAACACAAATTGTTACTGCTCGTCGTTTGTACCACGTTTCCCTTTTGTAATCGTATCTGGTCGTCGAATTGTTACAAAACCGCGGGAAGTAGATAAGGTTTCGGGGTTAAACGCAGTGATGCGTTGTCAAAATAGGTCATGGTTGATGCAATGATGCTAGCTAGTAGTATCTCGTATCTCGTATTTCTTCTTACTTTTTTTTTTGTCGTGGAAGCGGTTGAATATAGGAGATGTAAATATCATGAAATCACATGTGAGATCAAGGTTTTTTTCTCGGTATCATTTATTTACCGGAGAAAACCGGAAAATATGCTTACCGCAAAATCTCGGGATTATTTCAAACGTGATTCTTCatacaaaatttgaattcaaaatttgaataaaatcattttagtatTCTCACTTTCAACCTGGATTCTTTTCTTCTGCACGAGATAAATGTGGAATTTTAGACATCTTGTAAAAAAATGGGGTCTAAAAAGGATTTGGAATACACGATACATCGATTGGTTCTATCAATTGCCAACAAAACCGTGGGGGAACTAGGCGCGGGCAACCCGTGTTCGAGCCCTCGTCTCAGCAGGTGTGTGCCCAAGTTGCCCCCTTCTTGATATGTAGCCATAAGGCTCCTCCTCTACCATGTCGGTCTCATCATTTCAAAAGATCCTAGGTGGTTTTACGAGCATCGTGATGACatagaaattcatttttatacaaCCGAACAACGGAGCACTCCGAGCTCAAAGGCTAGCCTCCTTGCTAGTTGCACCCTCATCATACCTGTTGTCACCTATGTTAAGAGTCGTTGTGCGTCTCCACAGTGCAGCCGCAGAAGCAGCGCAAATCTGCATTGAACATGCCCTCATTGTTATTTGGATGCTCGAGGTGCTGAAAAAATGATTAAGGAGGGGTATGACGGCGAGGACCTCTAGCCCGGCCTTCTTACGCATGTCACCATGGTAGATCTCCCTGAAGCGTAAGAGGTTAGACACGCAGGTCCTGAGGAAAGTCTAATGAATGGATGGTGGAAATGCATGGTTAACACAATAAGCGCACTATATTATTCTTCGATGCCACAACAATTCTACTTACTAATAGTTGTTCTTAAGTTGATCGTAAAATTCCTTCAATTTCGTACGGTCATGCACAATTATTCATACAGTGACCATAGGACAAAACCGTGCATGGTCGTACAAAGTTCAATTCGAGGAAATTAACCAACTTAATGACAAGCTAGTGGCAGCATTTCTATAGTGTAGAAGAAGAATGTAGTGTGGCAATCATGCATGTCCGCAACCCTTTGTCACACCTTACCTCGAGACTTGCGTCTCCGTCCTCTCGCACGTCAACGAGAGCTACCACGCCGACACGCGCAAGCTGGCCTGGCTGGAGGTCTTCGACATCATGCCCCTCCTTACCGATCTATCCGGTACCACGAGCGTCCATGAATGACAACGATGGCCTCTCCAATGCAGACATGTGCTACCTGCAACATGAGATGCGCAATACCTCTGACATGCTCTGCGGCAACATATAACCAGATGTGACCAGAGCCAAACGTGCATGCGGAGTAGATGGCCTCCACGAAGAGTTCAAAAAGAAAGTCCATGAGATATCAAAGGGAAACAAGTCCGAGAGATTCATGGTTGGTGCTTGTTGACCGTGCCCTCACAAAATAAAGTGAAACCCTAGCTGCCATGTTTTCCCACCAGCATGGAGTGCAATCATAGGTCTTCATTTTATTTGGCGAGGGCATGGTCGACAAGACAATACATGATAGCCGGCCATGAGCTTGTTTCCGTGGACATCTCGCCGGCTCGCTTCTTGGCATCTGTCGATGGAGTACATGGTGGTGAATGCATGCAGCAGGATTTCCATCACACTGTGAGGTCTATATATTCACACAAAATATGGGCGAGCGCGCGCGCCGATGCCGGCCGGCCAGCCAACCGCGCGCGGCGCAAATGGATGGCCGTTCTCCTAGTAGGTGTAGCTAATTTTAGCTCGTTTCTAGATCACGGTATCCAGCGATCGACCACAGACAAGCAAGCAAGCAAAACCACAGAACTTCGCGATAGACTCGATCAAGTAACCAGGATGCATGCACTAGCTAGTGCAGCTGTTCAATGATCATCTGAAACTCTGAAAGCCAGATTGTTAAGTGCAGTGGTTTGAGGTAACGTGGACGAAAAACTGCCGGCGATCGTAGCAGCTTCCGGGGAACTGGGGAAGTAATTGACAGAAGGAATGGACCAGGCCCGTCATGACGAAAAGCCCAGGGCCATGGTAGCGATATATAAGGGCCCGATCCTTCATTCTGTGCCTAGCGTATCTCCCTCAACTTAAGGCGGGCCGGGCTGTCAAGGTTCAATCTTCTGGGACCTGTGCATTGGTTTGCTGCAACTCTTTGACTGTAATGACCTTGAGGTGTTGACTGTTGAGCATGGAGTATCAGACCAGGCCAAGCTCCTGAATAATCTGTACGATGCAGACTGCCGACTGCGTTGGTATTTCGTGCTGGTCCAGCTCACCAAGCCAGCCAAGCAGTGAAGCAACATATATAgacctagctagctagctagctaggtcTATCTCTGACGGAGCTCGGGCAGTGGCAGCGACAGTCTGACGACAGAGCGGGCGTCCTCCCGTCCAGGTTGAAAGtttccttagggcatctccagccacgcattttagcgtccgcgcgtGTTCGTTTGCGTTGGccaaaatggtcgaaatcgatgtggtggcggtggaggcgcccagagctgcggctgtggtggcggtggaggcgcccagagctgcggctgtggtggcggtggaggcgcccaggatatggttgtggcggcggtggaggaggcgcccagggctgcggctgtggcggcggtggaggaggcgcccagggctgcggttgtggcgccgccgagtcctgtagtgccagtcgaagggcttcatcctccgacaggcccggcggcatgacgccggtggcgtaccggggcagcggcggctgcacaggcgcgtcgttctcggaga includes the following:
- the LOC127305389 gene encoding protein PHOSPHATE STARVATION RESPONSE 2 isoform X1; the encoded protein is MNQFGNGEVPWYLSSDINVVPAVSEVTAPKFPEYRTFYIEKDMCGNSITSYNTFWAANGVLQSTSNFTSDPCINNGLPTGKLSPESHITAMHGCDTSLTSVHSSHKGNPGYLRMFYPKVSEEISWGEKPLPGVFDYPASIDVSDQRNIIVSQQTQDINTVDHDTHLAHQNEWFSSGSSGQFFENSGSGGSVLMAVDATSTTPSNHAYFHEQNNISSPFNMDELSSDKSPSSDTAPTKSRMRWTPELHERFVDAVNKLGGSGKATPKAVQKVMKVEGLTIYHVKSHLQKYRTVRHQSESSDAGTSTERSSHMDEVCSQSSKAMEACEGLRIQIGLQKQLHEQLEVQRKLQLQVEEHSKYLERVIAKQGESLKLLGGLPRFQHASRQAVDHKETYREQTVGVEESHSEKK
- the LOC127305389 gene encoding protein PHOSPHATE STARVATION RESPONSE 2 isoform X2, translated to MNQFGNGEVPWYLSSDINVVPAVSEVTAPKFPEYRTFYIEKDMCGNSITSYNTFWAANGVLQSTSNFTSDPCINNGLPTGKLSPESHITAMHGCDTSLTSVHSSHKGNPGYLRMFYPKVSEEISWGEKPLPGVFDYPASIDVSDQRNIIVSQQTQDINTVDHDTHLAHQNEWFSSGSSGQFFENSGSGGSVLMAVDATSTTPSNHAYFHEQNNISSPFNMDELSSDKSPSSDTAPTKSRMRWTPELHERFVDAVNKLGGSGKATPKAVQKVMKVEGLTIYHVKSHLQKYRTVRHQSESSDGTSTERSSHMDEVCSQSSKAMEACEGLRIQIGLQKQLHEQLEVQRKLQLQVEEHSKYLERVIAKQGESLKLLGGLPRFQHASRQAVDHKETYREQTVGVEESHSEKK
- the LOC127305389 gene encoding protein PHOSPHATE STARVATION RESPONSE 1 isoform X3, encoding MIPTLHIKTSGSHLGVLGNFLKIQDLAVDATSTTPSNHAYFHEQNNISSPFNMDELSSDKSPSSDTAPTKSRMRWTPELHERFVDAVNKLGGSGKATPKAVQKVMKVEGLTIYHVKSHLQKYRTVRHQSESSDAGTSTERSSHMDEVCSQSSKAMEACEGLRIQIGLQKQLHEQLEVQRKLQLQVEEHSKYLERVIAKQGESLKLLGGLPRFQHASRQAVDHKETYREQTVGVEESHSEKK
- the LOC127305392 gene encoding uncharacterized protein; the protein is MAGIACPAYPWPQDASQRGPKVFMQSDCAACHSMLPYAGLREAAAAHGPLVAQAAEIIVAAEEAQPAAVARPLYGRAPDITTVVTKIQDGLRCNLYSTGGAAMCQDLKRKIAPPSSVWMQFAQPYLRPFQAA
- the LOC127309185 gene encoding uncharacterized protein yields the protein MGRQPAGIGIGMDDVERHARHGDPEIRDKKSKCKADCFICCIVGIIVVVSTCVLLWLVLHHLDAHYSVAIDAVSGLDPIPTRGLSFNLTLGVRSSSYGAEACIQPGTYVEVSYGGVQLAESAAETRRLCAMPRKSVEHRVVARVTGVPVGQVLDSIAAEMKRGPAVFDVTLHLPAGSYGVMPPYGGENWATECGGRQVGSAASWCPSPNQNPMFA